The following DNA comes from Anopheles arabiensis isolate DONGOLA chromosome 3, AaraD3, whole genome shotgun sequence.
ACAATTTCCCCGCAGCATCCCAGGCAGGTGAACAGAGCGTGGGAAAAATCGAGCAGTACAGCCCTTGCTCCCGTCATCGATTTTCATCCCGCCCGGTGCAACCGGTGTTGCCGGTGTCGACGTTTTTCTCGCCCGTCCAAAACCACATGCCACACTACGCAACGATGCTGcgaaagggagagagacaaAAGCTTTCTCCCACACACAGCTTCCGTTCTGATatgtccatgtgtgtgtgtgtctgtatgggTTATTACGCATCTCtctttgtattgttttgaGTGCGGTTCTGGGGTGGTATTCCTGAGCCTTCCATCTCATTCTATCCATTGGTTCGAAAGCGTCAACGCAGGATCCTGCTGTACAACGGCAAGCCTCCTTTTTCTTAGCAGATGTGAACCCCTCCCCGCAATGTCACCAATACAACCGTAAGATAAAAGGACAATTTCGATACGCAGACACGCAGCCTGGTAAACGTGCTAGCGGCTAACACAAACGCTGTGACGTCATTCGACGAAAACCTGTCCGCATCATTCCGGGCTGAGGCTGAGGCTGGTTGGTCGGTCGTGCGTATCAACGCCTCAAACGCGTCAAACCAGAGAAGCGAATGATtacggcaaaacaaaacaaaaacgccttCATCAAACCTTTTCGATTTGGTTTCGATTTTAGCATGCAAAAATACCTGAGCTTTTGCCATAAAATGAAACCCTCGTGGTGCACACGTTTTCTCGCAACCGTTTCCCCTTTCAGTTAACAGTGGCGCAGTGTGTCCACATTTCATCCTTTCCACGTACGAGAAAGCCACAAATTCAAGCACAAGCATCAGCAAGCGGGGGTGAATAATGCAAGCAATTGTTTATTCAATTACTGACCCTCGCGGCGCGGTACAAAAACGTGCTTAGCATAAAATGGAGAAGGGCGAGAACGTAAACGTACCCCAACCCGTGTTTGGTACTGAAAATGCGACAAAAACATTTCTGTTTTGCGTGGAATCGGATCAAACAACcgaaattaaaattgaataacATCATTCACGAAATTCATCGAACAATCATGACCAGAGTTTGTCTGGAATGGTTTAACGACGCTTTTAAAAAGTGCCATTATAATGAGAAGCCGCATTAACCACGATAAGGCCTTAACCTCGTATCGTATTATTTATCTCTGCGTGTTCGGATTTATTCTACGCGCTTTTCTCGCTGGTCGCGATAGTACACCTTATATTCGCGTTTATTAAATAGTATACTTAtatatttttccttctgttcactttttttgtctttttttttctctacatCCACACGGTTTTATATAAATTTCCTCTAGGGATCAGCACGAATTTTATTCCACGCttaatccccccccccccctcccttccctcTATCCAGTAGCGCTCCTTGATCGAATCTTacatttgcttgcttgctgcgAACCTCGGCAATGTTACACTGTTGTAtacagcacacatacacacacacactttgcccACTTGTCTGGTAGTTTAGTTCCCtattttttgctatttattaCCATGCCCCCTCCCCTGTTCTATTTGTCATTAATCACGAAACACTGCCATCCATAATAATATCTACGTCTATCCCATTCCGGTCCTCCTGCGCTGGAAACGAAAGCACGGTCAAACAAAACGAGAACTGAAGCCTGTTACagtttcattaaaatttgGTTTATCACtacaaaacattgtttttttctctcttcttttttctcctttaaCCAGCATCACTATACCTTCCCGGCCTTAATTTGCTTGTATATCCTCTCTGTCCGCTCCGTCTGTTGTGTGAACAACGGTAACTGCTTCCTATTTGTGCCTTTGCAACAGACAGCGCAGACAGCGATTGACGGATTGAGCTGGTTTCAAGGACGATTTTCTTCtgattttgattaaattttccatttgctaTTGATGTGCATGTGGTTTTAAAAAACACAGCGCTGCTTTACCTCAAATAACTTCCCTCTTAAACACTATTATTGAAGCATGTTGCCTTCGGTTGCGCTCTCCTTGAGAGCATCACAAAACttaacagaacaaaaaaccaccGACACTAAACAAACTGGAGGCTACGCTTTCCGCACCATCTAGAGCGCCATTTTCCCTCTGGCCAACACTACGAATATCCCTCGCTTTTCCCAAACAGTGAACACGCAACGGTGTGAAACACAAACctttgttaaataaaaaaagaaaaaaatctaatcaaTTCTGCAGACAAGCCAACATTTACACATGACACACCTTACAACAACATTACGGCGCTGTCTATTGCGAAAGATCCAATCTCCTTCACTAAaaccacaagcacacacacacattcttgTTATGTTATTGCATACTCACTAACATACAGCTTCGAAGTCCTCAAAGCTGtccacacgaaaaaaaaatcaacataaaagcaaacaatagTCGACCCCTACTACCACACGCATTTCTACATCACTGCATGAGATCTGCGATGACGTTCCTGTTTCCTTGCTACCTGCCCTCCTTAATACATGAAGGagctacaaacacacacacacacatacctggCTGCCTGGTTCGCTACTTTCGATTGCTTATTATGTTCGGATCACTTTGTACGCCTTTCTTCATTCCGTCCGACAAATTGGTTTGTCGCAGAGTACGGAGTTTTTCCCCCCCGAAACAGCTGTGCTTTTGTTCGCCCGCTTCGTTCGCCTCGCTTTACACGGGCAGTGCTTTAGTTCTCGAGGTTCTCGATACCGCGCACGATGTCGTCGATGGCGCTGTCTTCCGTGCCGGAACCGGTCAGGTCGGACAGCTCGTCCAGACACTTCTGCCGCTTGCGCACGTTCCAGTGCAGACATTCGGCGAGCGAGTCGAACCAATCGGCAATCTGATCCTGAGCGCATATGCTTGGCACCGGGTAGATCGAGGTGGTGACGTGAAGGCTACAatggaaaatagaaaaataaaggaaTTAATGAACCGAGGCGCAACTTGGAGACAGTTTCGTTCAACGCGCGCTTACCTATCGCCGTGCAGCAGCTCCTGACGATTTCGACCATCAAACGACACCCAAGAGCTGTTTCTGCTGTCCGGTGAGATTGCAATctaagcgagagagagagaatcaaTCAATTAGATAGGGGAAAATGGCCGCTAAAAACATTGGTGCACTCCACACACCTTTAGCTCCACACCCGCTGGCAGTACGATGGGCCGGAAGCTGAGCGAATGCGGACAGATCGGCGTCACCAGTATGGCGGGCACTGACGGATGTATCATCGAGGCACCGGCGGCAGCGGAATAGGCCGTACTGCCGGTCGGCGTCGACACGATCAGCCCGTCGCCCTGCACCGAGGTGATGTGCTTGCCGTCCAGAAACAGGTCGATGTTGCTCAAATAAGACGACAGGCCCCGATCTATGACCACTTCATTTAGCACCTGAAAGAGGACAGAAGAAATGAACAAATTagtttaattatttctttttcgtttaaaGAACGCCAGCAACGATCGTTCGCTATTTCACACCTACCAGTATGTTGGTCGACGGATCCTGAGACGATTTGAAGGTTGAGATTTCCTGCTCCGTCTTGTCCTTGCGCACGATGATACACCGCAGCCGGCTGCGCAGCGTGAGGGCCGCGTGCCCCTCCAGCACGTTCGTCACCTGCTCCTGGAAGTTGTCGAACTGGAACGGGGTGAGGAAGCCGAGCGACCCGAGATGGAATGCCATGACCGGCGGGACGGACTTCTGGAACAGCAGCGACGCGTACAGCAGCGTCCCGTCGCCGCCGAGACAGATGATGAAATCGATCTTGTCGGTCAGATCGTCCCGCCCGTCCTTGAACGTGATCAGCTTGTCCTGCAGCTTCGTGAAGCGCTTGTCGCCGGTCAGCAGCGCATCATCGAGGATGGCCGCCTCCACCCACACGACCATGTGCTTCTCGTGGATCAGCCACTCGACCAGCTGCACGAACGGCTGCAGCACCTTCGAGTCGCGCACCTTCT
Coding sequences within:
- the LOC120900232 gene encoding NAD kinase-like isoform X4 — translated: MNGNGSCTTPEESAETREALHEWRTRSLNAPSPFQQFGPCGRIMKNSAMVMQIQDPASQRLTWYKPPLAVLVIKKVRDSKVLQPFVQLVEWLIHEKHMVVWVEAAILDDALLTGDKRFTKLQDKLITFKDGRDDLTDKIDFIICLGGDGTLLYASLLFQKSVPPVMAFHLGSLGFLTPFQFDNFQEQVTNVLEGHAALTLRSRLRCIIVRKDKTEQEISTFKSSQDPSTNILVLNEVVIDRGLSSYLSNIDLFLDGKHITSVQGDGLIVSTPTGSTAYSAAAGASMIHPSVPAILVTPICPHSLSFRPIVLPAGVELKIAISPDSRNSSWVSFDGRNRQELLHGDSLHVTTSIYPVPSICAQDQIADWFDSLAECLHWNVRKRQKCLDELSDLTGSGTEDSAIDDIVRGIENLEN
- the LOC120900232 gene encoding NAD kinase-like isoform X2; translation: MAEMHENDDFMADLVRFNHHPSAHHHHHQNHHNHLHHMFGSSGHQQQQQNNHRHHQSNGAGGGYSPSAEDDIPADEDQLLLWRPKRRTRSLNAPSPFQQFGPCGRIMKNSAMVMQIQDPASQRLTWYKPPLAVLVIKKVRDSKVLQPFVQLVEWLIHEKHMVVWVEAAILDDALLTGDKRFTKLQDKLITFKDGRDDLTDKIDFIICLGGDGTLLYASLLFQKSVPPVMAFHLGSLGFLTPFQFDNFQEQVTNVLEGHAALTLRSRLRCIIVRKDKTEQEISTFKSSQDPSTNILVLNEVVIDRGLSSYLSNIDLFLDGKHITSVQGDGLIVSTPTGSTAYSAAAGASMIHPSVPAILVTPICPHSLSFRPIVLPAGVELKIAISPDSRNSSWVSFDGRNRQELLHGDSLHVTTSIYPVPSICAQDQIADWFDSLAECLHWNVRKRQKCLDELSDLTGSGTEDSAIDDIVRGIENLEN
- the LOC120900232 gene encoding NAD kinase-like isoform X1, whose translation is MAYLSDVDLATLHQSRLEERVQYRLSALWTHGAESGRDYQRSLPAVSSSASSSSTSLAMFGDREAAKLRAVKVPTTTTTGSSSSNGTVNGAKHPSASDIVNNNVAERCLLEPIGPTLGRSVPKASMERPYHQQQQLQQQYNFSGHVIRPRIRSSNSMSSSSSTASNYHHHHQQPHHHASSSGGGKHVEWSDDDHLHDDGYFSSDTRRRRSGTWPRTRSLNAPSPFQQFGPCGRIMKNSAMVMQIQDPASQRLTWYKPPLAVLVIKKVRDSKVLQPFVQLVEWLIHEKHMVVWVEAAILDDALLTGDKRFTKLQDKLITFKDGRDDLTDKIDFIICLGGDGTLLYASLLFQKSVPPVMAFHLGSLGFLTPFQFDNFQEQVTNVLEGHAALTLRSRLRCIIVRKDKTEQEISTFKSSQDPSTNILVLNEVVIDRGLSSYLSNIDLFLDGKHITSVQGDGLIVSTPTGSTAYSAAAGASMIHPSVPAILVTPICPHSLSFRPIVLPAGVELKIAISPDSRNSSWVSFDGRNRQELLHGDSLHVTTSIYPVPSICAQDQIADWFDSLAECLHWNVRKRQKCLDELSDLTGSGTEDSAIDDIVRGIENLEN
- the LOC120900232 gene encoding NAD kinase-like isoform X6; this translates as MKNSAMVMQIQDPASQRLTWYKPPLAVLVIKKVRDSKVLQPFVQLVEWLIHEKHMVVWVEAAILDDALLTGDKRFTKLQDKLITFKDGRDDLTDKIDFIICLGGDGTLLYASLLFQKSVPPVMAFHLGSLGFLTPFQFDNFQEQVTNVLEGHAALTLRSRLRCIIVRKDKTEQEISTFKSSQDPSTNILVLNEVVIDRGLSSYLSNIDLFLDGKHITSVQGDGLIVSTPTGSTAYSAAAGASMIHPSVPAILVTPICPHSLSFRPIVLPAGVELKIAISPDSRNSSWVSFDGRNRQELLHGDSLHVTTSIYPVPSICAQDQIADWFDSLAECLHWNVRKRQKCLDELSDLTGSGTEDSAIDDIVRGIENLEN
- the LOC120900232 gene encoding NAD kinase-like isoform X5: MQLHIVNLPRRTRSLNAPSPFQQFGPCGRIMKNSAMVMQIQDPASQRLTWYKPPLAVLVIKKVRDSKVLQPFVQLVEWLIHEKHMVVWVEAAILDDALLTGDKRFTKLQDKLITFKDGRDDLTDKIDFIICLGGDGTLLYASLLFQKSVPPVMAFHLGSLGFLTPFQFDNFQEQVTNVLEGHAALTLRSRLRCIIVRKDKTEQEISTFKSSQDPSTNILVLNEVVIDRGLSSYLSNIDLFLDGKHITSVQGDGLIVSTPTGSTAYSAAAGASMIHPSVPAILVTPICPHSLSFRPIVLPAGVELKIAISPDSRNSSWVSFDGRNRQELLHGDSLHVTTSIYPVPSICAQDQIADWFDSLAECLHWNVRKRQKCLDELSDLTGSGTEDSAIDDIVRGIENLEN
- the LOC120900232 gene encoding NAD kinase-like isoform X3, producing MREEDLILARAIVAQQQQQQQDVSPGASPAPLRRTLVTNLQDKTKQFRRTRSLNAPSPFQQFGPCGRIMKNSAMVMQIQDPASQRLTWYKPPLAVLVIKKVRDSKVLQPFVQLVEWLIHEKHMVVWVEAAILDDALLTGDKRFTKLQDKLITFKDGRDDLTDKIDFIICLGGDGTLLYASLLFQKSVPPVMAFHLGSLGFLTPFQFDNFQEQVTNVLEGHAALTLRSRLRCIIVRKDKTEQEISTFKSSQDPSTNILVLNEVVIDRGLSSYLSNIDLFLDGKHITSVQGDGLIVSTPTGSTAYSAAAGASMIHPSVPAILVTPICPHSLSFRPIVLPAGVELKIAISPDSRNSSWVSFDGRNRQELLHGDSLHVTTSIYPVPSICAQDQIADWFDSLAECLHWNVRKRQKCLDELSDLTGSGTEDSAIDDIVRGIENLEN